The following DNA comes from Anopheles coustani chromosome 2, idAnoCousDA_361_x.2, whole genome shotgun sequence.
ATTAGAAAATTCACCGCAATTAAGTTCTATTGCAGCTGGCAGAAGATAAATAGGTTTAGGATTGTAGGACGTTTTGTGCAAATATTGCGTAGGGTGGGAAAGTTTGTGAACATGTTTATTCTCCGCTCTCAAAATTGATGGACagtatttcatttaaaagaaCTCACCAAAACCCCAAACAATATATTACTTTGCTTAAATAAATCATtagttcaatttaaataataatatgacttaatcatttcaaattattccATCTTAACAATtcacataaaaatatatacacaaCGGACACACAAATacattgaataaattaaaaatcttAATTTCTTATCTAAAGTATTGGTTACTTGCCATAAAACTCAAACATTGAGACAGACAGCAAACTCTTCCAGAGATCAAAACATGGTATAGAGTGGAAGTTTGCCCGAATGTTTAGTACTCATAGCCATTTGTTCCGGTCCATTTCAGTATCCTTGGACATCGTCCAGCTATAGCTCAAGCGCCTCATCATCATATGCCAACTCGTCGAGTCTTCCAAGCTCGTACCGAAGCTCTAGAGTACGTATTATGGAGAGTTGGAGTCTCCCGAAAAGGGATTGCTCGAGTGTCTTGTGAACCCTCCCCCCAATGTACCTTATTTGTTGCCCCTTAAATGTGATTTTTATATGCTGTGTTCGACGTTCTCCTCCGTTATCTGTGGTCCTTTGTTTGAGATACGTGTTTAATTCCCTTTAAATGTTTTGATGTGACACTTTCCTTCAATgttatcaaaaataatttgcTTTCCACCAAACCTCGGAATTCGAAACACCGTTACGCAGCAGTCCACCCTGAACTCGATCGGTCGAACCCTTATCACTCCGACCCGCTTGTGTGTCCCTGTTTCCACCCCCCTCGGTCGACGAAACCTTTCGACGATCTTCTGCGTCAATTTCGATGCCAATGTTTGCGTGCGCTTTTGGCTTCGACTTTTGCAGGTTGCGGATGAGCATTCGACCAGGCGACAAACTGTCGTCACGGCTAGCATCGATCTACGCCACTATCGCAACAGACGCTTGGACGTGGTTGGTCGCCAGTTGATTGACAGGTTGGCTTGCCTgcgcggttttgtttttcttctctgtgCTATTTCTGTGCGAAAGGGCTTCGAGATTTCCCGCATGGTTGTAGCCGGTGGCAGCGTGCCTTGCACGCAGGACGCTCAACCGGCTTAGTTTGGTCCCCCGAACGTCGATGCCGTACATGCAGACTAGGTGACGAGTGGTTAACACTGTTAATTGCTCCTTGGAAAGGAGAAGCAGCATTTCATTCCTTCGATTGAGATTCCCAAGGGGGAAACCGAATCTAACATGGCGCCAGATTCACGTTTCGTTTTCGCATTCAATGGTAGCCGTGTTTCAGGACACAAATTGCATATTCGCTTGCGAGCCAACGTGAAGTGATTGATTACCACTTCCGCTGCATTTTCGTTGCATTGCAAAACAGACAGCCGCGTTCTAAGCATGAATTCAGGCGAGAAATCCAACCATTTGTCAACCATAACGTATTTCTAGAATCAAAATTGCATGCAGAAATCTCTTTTATGTTCCTTtgtgaataataaattatttatattttgacaCCAATTTatttgaagtgtttttctGGGTCTGAACGAACCATAACTAATTGGGATGgtaatgttatttattttatttgattgtttaaatGTTCCTTAATAATCCATATTCGATAACTAACCAAATAATATTATCCCCAACATTTTGTACGCTGTGAATTGTTCttgttgttggttttattaaaataatttatgttatgttttgttatgTAAAATGCTTAGTACATCTTTTAAGCGTAAGTTTATGTTGATTTTTATAATCCGTAATTGTTTTTTACTAGCTTTTTACAGTGGTCTCCATTTAATCATGAAAAATTACTGATTGCATTGTATTTCCACTCATCTTTCCAGTTCTCGACCGAACCCTCGTCGACCtcccggttcggttcgttgaGTTCCACGAGCACCGGAAGCAGCTACCGCCCGTCATACACCTCCGGCACGTATCGAACGCCTCGGACAACGGCATCGACCGCACCGCCGAGCTCGACCGTGTCATCCTTCATCAGCCGCTACTCGAATTTAGCCGCCGAAAAAGATAAGGATCGGGAGCGGGAAAAAGCGAAGGAGGAAGAGCGCCGCAAGGAGCGGGAGCTGCGCGAGAAGGAACGGGAAAAGGAGCGCGATCGCGAGAAGGAGCGCCTGATCGAAACGTCCAAGAAGCTCGAGGCGGAGCTGAAGGAGAGCAAACCAACGCCGCTGAAGAAGTCCACGCTGATTGCCGCAAAGTACGGCTCGACCAAGGATCTCTCGGAGGAGGCCGGCGCTAAGAGTGCGGCTGGTGGGAGAGCACCCGCCAGTAAGGATGCTGGAACATTGAAGCAGAAAAAGGACAATGCCCCGCCAGTCACCTTCACCACAAGGTACGGGCGGGCGGGAGTGGCACGGGATAAGTCACGCGAACCGAGTCCGGCAACGCGAACAAACTCGTCCACATCGATTGCAGCCCGACCGAGACAGCGAGATCCGAGCCCGGTGGCATCGACGGTTACAGAAAAGGCACGCTCCCGGGATCCGAGTCCGGCAGTGGAACCGAAACGCACCGGAGGCTACGCGTTGGCGATAGCTAGCAAACTGTCCGGATCGAAACTGCCCCAGCAAAACGCTCCCAATGAGTACCGGAGACAGTCCAGCGGGACATCCTTTGCGCAAGGAAGGGCACGATCGCGCGATCCCAGCCCCACGGTACGGACGCGAACTTCTCGAGAGCCGAGTCCGGCGGAACAGCGACGAATACAGCTGGCCAATAAGATGATTGCTACGGCGGCCCGTTCCCGCGATCCTAGCCCAGCTCCGCTGCAGCAGTCCAAATTGCCCAAACAAGGTACCGCGGGCGATCCGAAGCAGAGGTTTACCAGTTCCATCACGATCAAAACTGGACCAGGAACTCGCTCGCGCGATCCGAGTCCGGCGGAGTCGAAGAAAATCCCTACATTTACCCCAGCGAGCAAGTTACGGTCGCGCGATCCAAGTCCGGCCGATGCGAAACGGCAATCCACGGGCAATCTTACCGGCCGGATGTCTCGAACGGGTAACGAAGCTGGTGGTTTGAAAACGCCCACTCTAGGTGCAGGCAAAAAGACACGCGATCCTAGTCCcgccatcagcatcagcaaagGACGCAGCAGAGATCCAAGCCCAGCCACGGTGACACGccgaccctcgcgggaaccaAGTCCAGCCGAGTCCGTACGGGAGAAGTACGGGTTGGGTGGAACAAGTGCCTATCGGCCTTACGGCCGAACAAACAGTGGACTCCGGTTCGGGGCCAGCGCAAGTCCAATCCCCAAGAGTCCAATCGGAGACATGGCGCTATCTTACATGACGTCCAGTGAAGCTATAGCGGCTCGCACCAGCCGACCTTCGTCTCGCCTGCGACTGAACTCCCAATCCCGCGAACCGTCACAGTGTTCGTCACCGCTGACGGCAAGTCAGATCTTCTCGCCCGAACCGCGAGCCGTGCCCTGTGAGGATCAAAAGCGCGAAGGATCGAGCTCGTCGGAAACTGCCACCACCAGCTCGTCGGAGGAATCGTCCGAGGAAACGGAGAGCAGCGTCGAACCGGAGCCGAAAATCTTCATCGAAGTGACGCTGGTCACTCGTGGAACATCGCCAACGCCACCCGGTGCGACACCGCTGCTGAGAGCCCGCCGGGCAGAAATGTGCAAAACGATCGAGAAGACCATCCAGAAGCAGCTGCTGCCCGTCGAAACGGCGGACAAGCAGGTACAGTCGGATCGGTTGGACGACCCAACGAGGTACCTCCGCTATGGACAACCGTCTGCACGCAGCTGGTCGCCGTTTACCGGGGCATCGTCACCCACCATCGGGTACACGCGGTACTCGAGCGCTTCCTCCCGGTACAGCCGGGACAGCCCGAGCTTGAGCCGCGAAACGAGTGTCAGCTCGTCGAAGAGTGACGTCCCGGAGAAGCGCGAACTGTCCACGCTGGCCGCTCGCGTTAAGGAGCTCAGCCTTTCGAAGTCCAACAGCTCCAAGTCAACGACGAGCCGCTCGTCGACGGGAAGCAGTCCGGGAGTGAAGCTAAAGACGCCTCCCAAGCAAAAGTCACCCGAAAAACCTCCACCTGTACCGGCGAAGGATAGCCCCTCGCCCGTCAAGTCCATCGCGAACAAGGACTTCCGCAAATCGGCCCTAAACATGGGACCCGCTCCAGAGCGTCCCAGGaaatcgtcctcgtcgtcaaGTAGATCGTCGAGCTCCACCACGAGCTCTTCCTCGGCCGCAACGGCCACTCCACTGGTGGAAGCGAATGGATCGAACAGTCGAATCCCCCAGGGCCGTCAGCAGAACGGGACCAAACCGGTCAAACGCTCCGATCGGTCGGCCTCGGCCAGCTCGGAGGATACCAGCGTTGGCAGTGCGTCGTCGGGAGCCGACACCGATCGGGAGCAGTCGATCACGCGTACGACGGCGAATGAGCTGGACGAGGCGAGTGCCGCGACGGACGCGTCCAACGCCAACAACGAGCTGCTCATGCGTGCGATCCAGCTGGCGACGACGTTTGTCAACAACCAGAACCGCGGCCCAGGCAGTTGGTATGACAACGCTAGCACCACCAGCATGGCCGACAGCTTGGTGGCGGATCCCAGTGGGAAGTCGGGTTGGGAGGCGGGCACGCACTACATGGAGAGTATAAAGGATGACTCCagcgaggaggaggaagaggacgacgacgaacaGCAAGGGGACGGTGGCGATAAATCGGATCTACAGCAAGCGACCTGGTGGAGACGGTCGGGTACCTTCCAGCAGACGGCCACCGTGCAGGACTCGCCCCCCAACGCGCGCAGTTTCACCTATCGCATAAGGCGTGTCGAATCCGGTGAGAAACCGTGGTGGCTTTCAGATGAGGGAAACAAACCGGTACCGGAGCTGGAACCAGATGCGAACGATCTGTCGGCTGGTGATGCCGAAGAGGAGGGCAAGAACATGGGAAATGTCACTGACGATGGTCGTACAACGGCAACGAGTCTGTTCGAAAGCCAGACGCTCAGTCCGTTCCGTCCGATAAGGATTACGCGGGGGGAATCGGGTGAGCGTGCCTGGTGGATGAAGAGTTCAGAAAACGTGGCCACCAAGAGCTCCGGTGAGGCGAGCAAAGAACCAAGCAAGGAGCAAACACCAGAGTCCGTTGGCAAGAAGAGCCCGGGCTACACGGTGTTCAAGCTGGAAGCGGAAGATGAAGCGTGGTGGGAGGAAGCGATGGCGGATCTCGCACGCAAGGAGCAATCCTCCGGTAGCAGTCCGAGCAGCTCTTCCGGAAGTCGTGAACCTTCGAAGGAACCGTCGAAAGAACCGACGCCGGAACCTCGCAGCCAGGGAATCACGCTCACCCGTGTGACGTCCGGTGAGAAGGCGTGGTGGTTGTACAGCTCGGACAAAGTGAACGAGCTGGACTCGGTCGCCGAAACTCGGGCACCAAATGATGGTGAAAGTGCGGAGTCGGTGCGTGAGTGTAGCCCGGTGAAGGCGAAACCGTTCAAGATTACTCGCGTCGAGTCCGGGGAGCAACCGTGGTGGATGCTGGAGACCTCCGACGCTCCCGTGTCCCGGTCGGGCTCGAAGTCGAACGTGGTGAGCCGCTCGAACAGCTTCAACTCGAAATCGGGCGCCAAGCAGACCAGCCCCACCAAGTACCGCATCACCCGAGTCGAATCGGGCGAGAAGGCCTGGTGGATGGCGAGCGATAGTACGGAGGAGTCCGGTGGAAGTCCGCGTAAGCTTTCCTCCTTCGTGGAGCAGCACGGCGAGGAGGAAGCGGACCAACAGAGTGCGGACATTGAGGCGCAGGTCGAGCAGGAGCTCCAGAGTATCACCAACTTTGTCGCTGGTTTGCCAAAGTTCCCGACCGGTGACTTTACGATCGAGCAGATCGACGAAACACCTCCGCTGGGTGATCGTGCCAGTCCGGAAGGGGTGGAGGATAGCCGCCCATCCGGTCGAGCGTCCCCGTACGACAACATTCCCTCCACGATGCCGATTTCGGCGCTCAGTGTGTCACCGGCCCCGGCAATCCACGTGGAAAAAGGTACGACCGTTCCGCCCGTCGGTTCATCGACACGCAAGGAAACTCAATCACCGATCTTCATATCGCGCCACACCAACATCGACGATCTGCTGGGAGGATCCTGCCACCCGCTCAGTCCGATGATGGACCGCATGTTCATCATGGACGGCCTGCAGGAGATCACCCCGAAGGACGTCCGGGTGCACGACAGCACGCCGCAGTTCATCGACTACGCCAGCGCCAACAGGTAAGACGAAACTCACCACTCACCAACTGGTTCGTGTCTTGGCTCGGTCGGAAATCTCACCACTATTTCGTTTCTTCCCATTGCAGATCACAAACACAACCgtcggtaagtaaacaaaacgCTCGCACATTCACAACCTCCGTGCCGCCATGCGATCGCGAACACGCGGTCCACGGTCGATGTTCGCGGCTCAAGACAAAAGCAGACAAACACGTGCTGCTTCTCACCGGCTCATCTCACACTCGATCGGGCCTCGTTCCGACGAGAGgtgagaatttatttttatctcacgCTTCTACACTCACCGCTCCACACTGCAATGATCCGCATCTGCGCCGGGCGTGTGTTTTGATTTCCACGATTCAACTGGTGCGCGAACTACAAACGGCGAAATTCGGCTTCCGACCGTTCGGTACATGGTTCACGGGACGCGGTTTGGACGCTACGGACCATCTCCATCACCACCTGCGCCAATTTTCCACTGGTGTGGGCGATATGGGTCTGTGGTTATGGTTCTGGTTCGCTCTGCGGGAAGCGAACCTAACGTTTCCGCCGGGTAATGTcgattcggaccgaaacattTGCGATGTACCAATAGTGGAGCAAAGAGTACGTCAGTACGTTCGTTTCTAAGTTTTAGAATTCTGCTGTTTGAGTCATGGTTTTCTCGACTGAATTTGACTTCCCAAAGTTTCTATCTGAATATCTAATATTGGTGAAATATGTACTTGCAGTAGAAATTCAGTGAAGCTGAGTTTGAAGATTTTAACATTAAAACTTGGTATATTTTGTTGATTAAATTTAGTAGAAGTTGATTAAGTTCTGCtttatttacaaattattCTCTCTTCCAACCTTTGTTGGTAGAATATATTATCGATTTATAGATTCGATCCCTTTTTGAGAAGGCAAATTATTTCTATTACTGTTGGAGCAAATACGGATACCCCAATTTGTGAATATACAATTTATGATAATTAAttgacattttttatttgtttatcgaGTTAAAATTGTCAAGGAATTGGAAACAAATTGAtctcaatattttttgaatttatgttGACATTAATAATTGATgttatttaataatttattacattttactaATTCGGTTGGAAAAGATCTAGTCCA
Coding sequences within:
- the LOC131264952 gene encoding serine/arginine repetitive matrix protein 2-like, with product MSYRSYNFSTEPSSTSRFGSLSSTSTGSSYRPSYTSGTYRTPRTTASTAPPSSTVSSFISRYSNLAAEKDKDREREKAKEEERRKERELREKEREKERDREKERLIETSKKLEAELKESKPTPLKKSTLIAAKYGSTKDLSEEAGAKSAAGGRAPASKDAGTLKQKKDNAPPVTFTTRYGRAGVARDKSREPSPATRTNSSTSIAARPRQRDPSPVASTVTEKARSRDPSPAVEPKRTGGYALAIASKLSGSKLPQQNAPNEYRRQSSGTSFAQGRARSRDPSPTVRTRTSREPSPAEQRRIQLANKMIATAARSRDPSPAPLQQSKLPKQGTAGDPKQRFTSSITIKTGPGTRSRDPSPAESKKIPTFTPASKLRSRDPSPADAKRQSTGNLTGRMSRTGNEAGGLKTPTLGAGKKTRDPSPAISISKGRSRDPSPATVTRRPSREPSPAESVREKYGLGGTSAYRPYGRTNSGLRFGASASPIPKSPIGDMALSYMTSSEAIAARTSRPSSRLRLNSQSREPSQCSSPLTASQIFSPEPRAVPCEDQKREGSSSSETATTSSSEESSEETESSVEPEPKIFIEVTLVTRGTSPTPPGATPLLRARRAEMCKTIEKTIQKQLLPVETADKQVQSDRLDDPTRYLRYGQPSARSWSPFTGASSPTIGYTRYSSASSRYSRDSPSLSRETSVSSSKSDVPEKRELSTLAARVKELSLSKSNSSKSTTSRSSTGSSPGVKLKTPPKQKSPEKPPPVPAKDSPSPVKSIANKDFRKSALNMGPAPERPRKSSSSSSRSSSSTTSSSSAATATPLVEANGSNSRIPQGRQQNGTKPVKRSDRSASASSEDTSVGSASSGADTDREQSITRTTANELDEASAATDASNANNELLMRAIQLATTFVNNQNRGPGSWYDNASTTSMADSLVADPSGKSGWEAGTHYMESIKDDSSEEEEEDDDEQQGDGGDKSDLQQATWWRRSGTFQQTATVQDSPPNARSFTYRIRRVESGEKPWWLSDEGNKPVPELEPDANDLSAGDAEEEGKNMGNVTDDGRTTATSLFESQTLSPFRPIRITRGESGERAWWMKSSENVATKSSGEASKEPSKEQTPESVGKKSPGYTVFKLEAEDEAWWEEAMADLARKEQSSGSSPSSSSGSREPSKEPSKEPTPEPRSQGITLTRVTSGEKAWWLYSSDKVNELDSVAETRAPNDGESAESVRECSPVKAKPFKITRVESGEQPWWMLETSDAPVSRSGSKSNVVSRSNSFNSKSGAKQTSPTKYRITRVESGEKAWWMASDSTEESGGSPRKLSSFVEQHGEEEADQQSADIEAQVEQELQSITNFVAGLPKFPTGDFTIEQIDETPPLGDRASPEGVEDSRPSGRASPYDNIPSTMPISALSVSPAPAIHVEKGTTVPPVGSSTRKETQSPIFISRHTNIDDLLGGSCHPLSPMMDRMFIMDGLQEITPKDVRVHDSTPQFIDYASANRSQTQPSLKLVWVEAQCTGGA